atgtaataaaaaaaacttttaacgAATAAACACCTAAgcataatagaataaattactTGTTACTGTGTTTATAATATTCAAACATTTTTACTTATCATAGAATATTTTACAGatacatttttcttatttgagtATTAAAGAATTTTATTCTCGTGATAGCAACATCTTGTCACTTGTTTgtagatttatatttaaatttcaatattcaCTATAAGGTCGATAATGAGATTTTAATGCGAATTATTGATTTTCTTAAATTCTGGAGATGAATATCATTTTTCTTAGTTGCATCTTAATTAGGGGTTTAATTTCCTACAACACCCAATAATTATATATCGTGTAAGAGTTGAGACttataactatttaaatacTCATTTCACTTCAAAATACCTTTAAGAATAAATCTATTAGGAATCTTTTCTAGAATGGACAATATCTTAACAATGTAATTATtgactttaataataatattcgactgacttaaaattaaaatcaagatacataaataatgtaaaggattaagtttatataaaatatatttatgaaaaattatgaaatattgaaatttttatatcgatttaaattgtataattacaaataaagaGTTTATTTTCAATGTTCTCTAAAGTttaggagtttttttttttcaagaagtTTGTTACTGTGCCAATATTACATTGaagttataaaaaagttttcttatttcttttatcttctgtaaaaatgttacaaattttattatattatttactcTAATTCTCATTTCATTTTAGTTGTAATAGTTCCAATGTCTTAGATTTTCTGTATAGAAAAGTAATAGTTGTAACATTAATGCTTGTAATAGTTGTAATAATTCTCATTTCAATAGAAAAGTAAATTCTTGAGCGATGTATGTTCTTATCATTAATGGTTGTAACAtttgttttttgaaatattgaaataatCCATTCAAGAATGAACTAAATTGAAGTAGTCctagatttaaattaaataaaacaagtataaaaGAATTGGTATTTATCTTATACTCTTTCTATGTTGGAAATGTCCGTGTATTTGAAGGTActaattttgtgtttaaaatttgatattaaaaaacaatttctttCACATATAGCTTAAATATTTATATCgcatttttttaagtaattaaaaatataacgtcatgaacacaaatatttaaataataattttattattattattagacttaattttaattataaactcaagtatttttaattgattttttaaaaaacaattttgctACAATGAATACGtagtattttcaaattttccaattgaatcattattaaattttctattaagtgcatgacattattattattattttattctatcataatatatacgttttatcatatataaaaacatgaataatgatactttgacaacattttgttgacaatattttaacatgtcATTGTACGTGTCATTCTATGATTTATgttaatgtttatgattattattattgattatggagtaattttggaccaatcacataatgttgtcaaaaaaatgttgtgaaaatattattatcgtAAAAACgttattgaaaaataagaaattgttttcatttctttcatattaaattagaaaaaaatgataacaaaaTCATTTTGTAGATGGATAACAAATGACATAAAATCCATAATTTTCACTATGATTTACATagattaaaacataattttcactataatttatattttccttATGTTTGAAAATATCTGTAACCCTAACATCTTAGGTTGAAGATCGGGGGAGAAGATAGAGAAAGGGAATGGAAAGTGAAAGCTGCAATTGAGTTGCCACCAACACAACTTCGCATGGCTTCTGTTTGGACACTGCAATTTCGCTCGCTTTCTCTTCGCGTAAGTTTTCAATTCCACAAACACTATACATTGTTTCTCACAATGCTGATTAACgatcaaacttaaaaaaaaataaaaaaattgcagCCTTGTTCCTTCAGCAGTGGCACTAGTAATAACAGTATCATCACAACTAGAAATCGCATTGTTATCAGAAACGGGATCTCCAAATGGCGCTCTCGCACCCAACAACTCAAACACGATTCCATCAATTCCATTTCCAAATTTTACCATCAACTCGTTAATTCCGTCACCATCCCCTCCTTCCTGGTGTGGTACCCTTTTCATTTCACACTCATTCTTCATTtaccatttcttcttcttgttgctgatgttgtgttgttgttgttgttgttgttgttattgttatttgtagCTTAATCGAAGCGGTGGAAACAATTTTCCGATCTGGGTATGTGTTGCGCTTGTGGTTTTGGTTGGAGCATTGAGGGTCGTGTCCAGAAAAAAAGAGCGTCCAGGTTCCGTGGCTGATCTTGTGAGACGTGGACAACTCAAATCTGATAGAAGAGGCATGTATGATTTTTATCCATACCCacttatttttactattttttgcttttgttcATTCATATTATGTATTTATCTATCTAATATGCTCATAAAATAAGTGGCAAACTATAATTAACATAAACGGCCACATATATTAGTACTACTTGATAAGGTTTGCCCAGTGAGATCGAGTTTCCACTTTCCTGCCTAACAAGTAACAATGGTGATCCCCCCATTTGTCTATCTGCGTTGTTGTATGCATGTTTTCAGATCAAGGCCTCTCAAGTACGAAGACCCGTTCAATAATCCTTTTGTTAAGGTTGGCAAAAGCAACTCAACCGTTGAGATGTGTGGTAAGGTTTACCGCTTAGCCCCTGTTACACTTACCGAAGAGCAGCAGGCCACTCACCAGAGAAGGAGATCGCGTGCCTATCAGTGGAAGCGACCCACTATTTTCCTTAGAGAAGGGGACTCAGTGCCTCCGGATGTTGATCCCGATACTGTCAGGTGGATTCCGGCTAATCATCCTTTTGCTACCACTGCTACTGATCTGGATGAAGACTTGGCTCAGAACAATGTGTATCAAAAGCACGGAGTTCCTTTCCGGATTCAAGCCGAACATGAAGCCCTGCAGAAAAAGCTCGAAGCCCTACAGAATGTAAGCTCTGGTTACAAGTAAATTCAATGGCTCCAcgtcttttatttagttttaaaatttcttttgtaaatGCTATCATCACTTTCTCCTAATTCTTAAGCATGAGGAGTAGGCGGTCTTTAAATTTGGCATTCTGGCTTATCCTCACCAAGATAGTAGTGTTTGGAAATCAACCTGTGATTCAACCAGTGACCATTTATTATAGCACAAATCCAATATAAAACTAAGCAAAGAAGATACACCCTG
This Vigna angularis cultivar LongXiaoDou No.4 chromosome 4, ASM1680809v1, whole genome shotgun sequence DNA region includes the following protein-coding sequences:
- the LOC108341797 gene encoding protein MULTIPLE CHLOROPLAST DIVISION SITE 1 isoform X2; protein product: MASVWTLQFRSLSLRPCSFSSGTSNNSIITTRNRIVIRNGISKWRSRTQQLKHDSINSISKFYHQLVNSVTIPSFLLNRSGGNNFPIWVCVALVVLVGALRVVSRKKERPGSVADLVRRGQLKSDRRGISRPLKYEDPFNNPFVKVGKSNSTVEMCGKVYRLAPVTLTEEQQATHQRRRSRAYQWKRPTIFLREGDSVPPDVDPDTVRWIPANHPFATTATDLDEDLAQNNVYQKHGVPFRIQAEHEALQKKLEALQNEQKINKLVIDPISAKEFERPFNSHARLNDQAEKSSVNNQVSDSDSPNIDSDPNHFESKSSEDPTL
- the LOC108341797 gene encoding protein MULTIPLE CHLOROPLAST DIVISION SITE 1 isoform X1 — its product is MASVWTLQFRSLSLRPCSFSSGTSNNSIITTRNRIVIRNGISKWRSRTQQLKHDSINSISKFYHQLVNSVTIPSFLLNRSGGNNFPIWVCVALVVLVGALRVVSRKKERPGSVADLVRRGQLKSDRRGISRPLKYEDPFNNPFVKVGKSNSTVEMCGKVYRLAPVTLTEEQQATHQRRRSRAYQWKRPTIFLREGDSVPPDVDPDTVRWIPANHPFATTATDLDEDLAQNNVYQKHGVPFRIQAEHEALQKKLEALQNDQKLNKLVIDPINAKEFERPFNSQARLNEQAESTVNNQEQKINKLVIDPISAKEFERPFNSHARLNDQAEKSSVNNQVSDSDSPNIDSDPNHFESKSSEDPTL